AGCTGCGTGAGGCCCGCGATCGCCTCTTGATCCTGGGTCTCACGGATGAAGACCTGCGCAATTTAGATCGCAATCACACAATCCGTTCACACGTCCCGGTGGTGGCGCCCTTCGACGGCCGCATCATCGCTCGCAACCTGACCAAGGGCGAGGTGGTGGAAACCACGGAAAAATTGTTCGTGGTCGCCGACCTCTCGGATGTCTGGGTGACAGCGGTGATCCCCGAGAAAGATATCCCCTACATCCGGCCCGATCAGACAGGAACAGCTCAATCGGTGGAAGTCCATGTGGCAGCCTATCCCGGACAGGCTTTCCAAGGACGTATCACCTACGTTGGAGATGTGCTCGACCCCGCGACCCGGACAATGCGTCTCCGGCTGGAATTGCCGAATCCCGAGCGCAAGCTCAAACCTGCCATGTATGCCACCGTGCGCGTCTATTCCGAACCGGAGGCGAACGCGCTTCTCATTCCCGAGTCCGCCGTGCAACGCGACCGTGACCGGCAGTTCGTCTTTGTCGAACGCGAGCCCGCCATATTCGAGGCGCGCGATGTGAAATTAGGCAGTTCGAACGGCCGTGAGATCAAGGTGCTGGACGGACTGCTGGAAGGAGAAGCAATCGTGACGAACGGCGCGTTCGTGCTGAAATCCGAATTGCTCGGGGAACAGATGTAACCCGATGCTGTCTTCTCTTCTGGCCTTCGCTCTCCGTCAACGTGTCCTGGTCGTCGTCATGGCGTGCATTTTGACCGCCGGAGGGATCTACGCGTTCCGCACCATCGCCATCGACGCCTTTCCGGACGTCACCACCGTGCTGGTCCAGGTCGTCACCAAAGTGCCCGGCATGTCTCCGGCGGAAGTGGAACGTTTCGTCACCTTTCCCATGGAACTCCAGCTGATGGGGGCGCCGGGGCTGACGGACATTCGCTCATTTTCAAAGGTCGGCCTGTCGATGATCACCGTCGTCTTCAAGGACGATATCGATATCTATTTGGCCCGGCAGGTCGTGCTCGAACGAATACTCGAAATTCAAGAGCTGCTGCCGCCTGGCTCCACATCGCAATTGGTCCCGAATACCACCGGATTGGGGGAAGTCTATCAATTCTATCTTGAGGGACCACACGACAACGACAAAGACTTTGTGATGAGTGATTCCGACCTCATGGAGCGGCGGACCATTGAGGACTGGGTCATTCGACCGCTGCTCAAAGGGCTCCCCGATGTCGTGGATGTGAACTCGCTAGGAGGATTCGTCAAACAGTACCAGGTCATGGTCGAACCGGGTTTGCTTCGCAAATACGGCCTGGCGCTTCATGATGTATTCGATGCCGTGGCGAAGAACAACGCCAATGCTGGCGGGAACATCCTTGAAAAAGACGACGAAAAATATGTGGTGCGCGGTGTCGGGCTGATCAAGACGCTGGAAGACATCGACCACATCGTCGTCAAACAGGTGGGTGGTACCCCCGTCTACGTTCGGGATGTGGCGGAAGTCCGGATCGGGCATGCCGTCCGCCACGGTGCCGCCGTGCTGAATGGGAAGCACGAAGTGATTACCGGCATCGTCCTCATGCTACGCGGCGGCAACGCCAGAGACGTCGTGCAATCCATCAAGGACAAAATCTCAGAAATTCACCACAAACGGCTCTTGCCGGATGGATTGCGCATCATTCCGTTCTACGACCGGATCGAACTGATTACGGCGGCGCTGGATACGGTCTACAAAGCCCTGCTTGAGGGCATTGTGCTCGTGGTCGTCATCCTGTTTCTGTTTCTTGGCAACGTGCGAAGCGCCCTCATCGTCACGGCCACCTTGATCGTGACGCCGCTGGTCACCTTCATCATCATGGACCAGGTCGGACTGACGGCCAATCTCATGTCACTCGGCGGATTGGTCATTGCCATCGGCATGATGGTCGATGGCTCCGTTGTGGTGGTGGAAAATGTGTATCGGCATCTCGCCGAACAGCGAGACGACCGTCTCAGTAAAACCGACGTCATTCTGCATGCCGTCACCGAGGTCGGACAACCGGTGATCTTCGGCATCCTGATCATTATCCTCGTGTTCCTTCCAATTCTGACGCTGCAGGGCATGGAAGGGAAAATGTTTCAGCCGCTCGCCAATACGATCATCATCGCGTTATTGGTATCCCTGGTTTTGTCCCTCACCCTTTCCCCTGTGCTCTGCGCTATGGCGCTGAAGCGAGGAACGGAGGAGGACACGTTCCTGCTTCGCTGGGCCAAGTGGGCCTACCTCCCAACCCTGCGCTGGGCGACGGGGCATCGCGTCACCGTGCTGGCCCTCGCGCTCGGGCTCCTAGGCGCCAGTCTCTCGCTGTTTCCTTTTCTCGGGGGAGAGTTTATTCCCATCTTGAACGAGGGGGCCATTTCGCCCCAGACCATTCGCTACCCCAGTATCGCGCTGGATCGATCCATCGAAATTGAAAAAGAAATGCAGCGTGCGGTGATGGAGTTTCCGGAAGTGCGCATGGTGGTGTCCAAGATCGGCCGCTCGGAGATGGGAAACGACCCTCAGGAGCCGAATGCCAGTGACCCGGTCGTGAGTCTCCGTCCGATGGACGAATGGACCACGGCCAAGACCAAATCGGCCCTGGACGATGCCGTCCGCAAGCGCATTGAAAAAGTGCCTGGAGCCAATTACCTGCTCAGCCAACCGATCCAACAACGCGTGGATGAGCTGCTGTCCGGCGTCCGATCGGAAGCGACCATCAAGATACTCGGGGACGATCTGTCGATTCTGCGAAGTACCGCGGAAAAAATTCAAACCATCATGGCATCGGTCAGGGGCGTGGGCGATGTGCGGGTCGAACAGCTCTTCGGACAGACCTACCTCACCATCGATATCGATCGGAGCAAAATCGCTCGCCACGGCATCAATGTCGCCCATGTTCAGGAAATCATTACCACGGCAATCGGGCAAGAACCGGCGACCCACGTGTATGAGGGAAACAAACGATTCGATCTGACGTTGCGATATCCTGAGAAATACCGCAACAGCGTCGACACGATTAAGAACATCTTGCTGACGACGTCTTCCGGCGCCTTGATTCCCCTCGGAGATCTCGCCACGGTCGAGCTGCAAGAAGGCCCCTCGTTAATCAGTCGCGAGGGCCTGCAGCGCCGGATCTACGTCGGGTTCAACACCTTGGGTCGTGATATCGAAAGTGTCGTCGCAGAAGCGCAAGCCAAAATTGCGAAAGAGATTCATCTCCCCACCGGCTATCATTTGGTATGGGGCGGCTCGTTCGAGAACATGCAGCGAGCCATGGCACGATTGAAAATCATCTTGCCGATCACGATCGGCCTGATCTTCATGCTCTTGTTTGCCTCCTTCAATTCTGTCCGCCATGCCGCGCTGATCATCATGAACTTGCCGTTCGCGATGATCGGGGGGATCGTCGCACTCTGGCTGACAGGTGAATATTTGAGTGTCCCGGCCTCGGTGGGGTTCATCAACCTGTTCGGCGTAGCAGTGCTCAACGGAATTGTCCTGGTCTCCTACTTCAACAAGCTGCGTGAGGATGGCCTTCCGTGCGACGAAGCCATCATCAAAGGATGCACGCTTCGACTCAGACCGGTGCTCATGACTGCGCTGGTCGCCCTCCTCGGTTTAATACCGCTCGCGTTCGCCCATGGGATTGGATCGGAAGTGCAACGT
The Nitrospira defluvii DNA segment above includes these coding regions:
- a CDS encoding efflux RND transporter periplasmic adaptor subunit, which gives rise to MRTPPSRATSRSRPLWETGERTCAAVLLTGTLALFALSGCDGPPPNATGANPPPSVDKSLVRLTAEEIKSAGITVQPVIRSEFRTIRDFPGTVEPNEHALAEITTLVRGRVIDVYADLGREVKGGTLLALLYSSELGMAQSAYLKATAKLNVAERAFRRAELLLKEKVIGVAELQRREGEMLSLRAELREARDRLLILGLTDEDLRNLDRNHTIRSHVPVVAPFDGRIIARNLTKGEVVETTEKLFVVADLSDVWVTAVIPEKDIPYIRPDQTGTAQSVEVHVAAYPGQAFQGRITYVGDVLDPATRTMRLRLELPNPERKLKPAMYATVRVYSEPEANALLIPESAVQRDRDRQFVFVEREPAIFEARDVKLGSSNGREIKVLDGLLEGEAIVTNGAFVLKSELLGEQM
- a CDS encoding efflux RND transporter permease subunit, producing the protein MLSSLLAFALRQRVLVVVMACILTAGGIYAFRTIAIDAFPDVTTVLVQVVTKVPGMSPAEVERFVTFPMELQLMGAPGLTDIRSFSKVGLSMITVVFKDDIDIYLARQVVLERILEIQELLPPGSTSQLVPNTTGLGEVYQFYLEGPHDNDKDFVMSDSDLMERRTIEDWVIRPLLKGLPDVVDVNSLGGFVKQYQVMVEPGLLRKYGLALHDVFDAVAKNNANAGGNILEKDDEKYVVRGVGLIKTLEDIDHIVVKQVGGTPVYVRDVAEVRIGHAVRHGAAVLNGKHEVITGIVLMLRGGNARDVVQSIKDKISEIHHKRLLPDGLRIIPFYDRIELITAALDTVYKALLEGIVLVVVILFLFLGNVRSALIVTATLIVTPLVTFIIMDQVGLTANLMSLGGLVIAIGMMVDGSVVVVENVYRHLAEQRDDRLSKTDVILHAVTEVGQPVIFGILIIILVFLPILTLQGMEGKMFQPLANTIIIALLVSLVLSLTLSPVLCAMALKRGTEEDTFLLRWAKWAYLPTLRWATGHRVTVLALALGLLGASLSLFPFLGGEFIPILNEGAISPQTIRYPSIALDRSIEIEKEMQRAVMEFPEVRMVVSKIGRSEMGNDPQEPNASDPVVSLRPMDEWTTAKTKSALDDAVRKRIEKVPGANYLLSQPIQQRVDELLSGVRSEATIKILGDDLSILRSTAEKIQTIMASVRGVGDVRVEQLFGQTYLTIDIDRSKIARHGINVAHVQEIITTAIGQEPATHVYEGNKRFDLTLRYPEKYRNSVDTIKNILLTTSSGALIPLGDLATVELQEGPSLISREGLQRRIYVGFNTLGRDIESVVAEAQAKIAKEIHLPTGYHLVWGGSFENMQRAMARLKIILPITIGLIFMLLFASFNSVRHAALIIMNLPFAMIGGIVALWLTGEYLSVPASVGFINLFGVAVLNGIVLVSYFNKLREDGLPCDEAIIKGCTLRLRPVLMTALVALLGLIPLAFAHGIGSEVQRPLAVVVIGGLVSSTLLTLIVLPVLYQWFDRPDAPGARSEERTA